The Pontibacter pudoricolor genome contains a region encoding:
- a CDS encoding T9SS type A sorting domain-containing protein, with amino-acid sequence MAGAAQSVCANAAAFTLSGFSPAGGTWSGTGVSAAGLFDPATAGVGTHTLSYTVNQDNCSATDTKTITVTPAVATPGTISGNTTVCAGTTNLSYTINAVAGAENYTWTIPAGFTITSGQGTSAVKVTAGGNGGNITVTANSSCGASGASTIAVNVSTITEATITAEGNTTFCEGGYVTLKATAGSNYSYQWLRNGTAISGATAANYNASTTGNYTVRISSGSCAETSAPVAVNVTSAIRNNAISSGNQNVCAGTAVANLQGSIPTGGSGNYSYQWQQSSDGTSFSSINGATSQNYSPGNLSNTTWFRRVVTAGGCSSTSEVVKVTITASPAVSLSAFEKVCTDSNVLTLTGGQPAGGTYSGNGISNGVFNPVTAGAGAHTITYTFTDGSGCSATATQTIVVAAECNVTGVEEDEPPHKFVFFPNPAKDKLNMEVELPDRTDVTIQLMDARGSVILQQEFRGQVGTFNEVLQLQNKARGMYFLRFTTKDGSYNRRVVLW; translated from the coding sequence GTGGCAGGAGCAGCCCAGAGCGTTTGTGCCAATGCAGCAGCCTTTACGTTATCCGGTTTCAGTCCGGCGGGCGGTACGTGGTCGGGTACGGGTGTGAGTGCGGCGGGTTTGTTTGATCCGGCAACGGCAGGCGTAGGAACACATACTTTATCCTACACCGTTAACCAGGATAACTGCAGCGCAACCGATACCAAAACGATAACTGTAACTCCGGCAGTTGCAACACCAGGAACTATAAGCGGCAATACTACTGTATGCGCAGGCACAACAAACCTAAGTTATACTATAAACGCTGTTGCCGGCGCTGAGAACTATACCTGGACCATTCCAGCGGGCTTTACCATCACCTCAGGGCAGGGAACATCTGCTGTTAAAGTAACGGCAGGGGGTAATGGCGGCAATATTACCGTTACAGCAAACAGTAGCTGCGGTGCATCCGGGGCGTCAACTATAGCTGTAAACGTGAGTACAATTACGGAAGCAACTATAACAGCAGAAGGCAATACAACTTTCTGCGAAGGCGGCTATGTAACCTTAAAAGCAACAGCAGGGAGCAACTATAGTTACCAGTGGCTGCGCAACGGTACGGCTATTTCAGGAGCAACTGCTGCCAACTATAACGCTAGCACTACCGGCAACTATACAGTCAGGATATCCAGCGGAAGTTGTGCTGAAACCTCAGCGCCGGTAGCCGTGAACGTAACATCTGCCATCCGGAACAATGCCATCTCATCGGGTAACCAGAACGTGTGTGCCGGTACAGCAGTGGCAAACCTGCAGGGCAGCATACCAACCGGCGGATCAGGAAACTATAGTTACCAATGGCAGCAAAGCAGCGATGGGACCAGTTTCAGTAGTATTAATGGCGCTACTTCGCAGAACTATAGCCCGGGCAACTTAAGCAACACTACCTGGTTCCGAAGGGTAGTGACGGCAGGTGGTTGCAGCAGCACCAGCGAGGTAGTTAAAGTAACTATAACTGCTTCGCCAGCGGTTTCTTTGTCTGCTTTTGAAAAGGTTTGTACAGATAGTAACGTGCTGACCTTAACCGGCGGGCAACCTGCCGGCGGCACATACAGCGGAAATGGCATAAGCAACGGAGTGTTCAATCCGGTAACGGCAGGAGCGGGAGCGCATACCATAACGTACACGTTTACCGACGGCAGCGGCTGCTCGGCTACAGCTACGCAAACTATAGTGGTAGCGGCAGAATGTAATGTAACCGGTGTGGAAGAAGATGAGCCACCACACAAATTCGTATTCTTCCCGAACCCGGCAAAAGACAAGTTAAATATGGAAGTAGAATTGCCTGACAGGACAGATGTAACCATACAACTGATGGATGCCCGCGGCAGTGTTATTTTACAACAAGAATTTAGGGGCCAGGTTGGGACGTTTAACGAAGTATTGCAACTCCAGAACAAGGCCCGTGGCATGTATTTCCTGCGCTTCACCACGAAAGATGGTTCCTATAACCGGAGAGTAGTGTTGTGGTAA